The Argopecten irradians isolate NY chromosome 6, Ai_NY, whole genome shotgun sequence genome has a window encoding:
- the LOC138325854 gene encoding NAD kinase 2, mitochondrial-like, whose amino-acid sequence MNPLILATSLRRPGLLFKHLGQSFTGFRTIQHESSFNMKRVALVSKMTRYEFLKSTYKDLSEGELKKHLDSIRSDYESLHQLHINHYKCVDLIHRILKEHSIETRVVNRFQYNEEIVDWADLIVTAGGDGTYLLAASKIKVKDKPIIGINTDPKRSEGYLCLSKKQFPAENFGEAVKRILEGKFKWKWRHRIRVTMSGFHQNDEPVAIHDQQLLYPEYRFEEHIKEAETHFGEELEQRLHVHEMPPRILPVLALNEVFIGEALSARVSYYEIKRDEEPSMKQKSSGITICTGTGSTSWFFHINHLPIEAVKDILGITKNLTDCDVDLTDQTLMSEVASKFNNSLKFSADEQRMAYTVRDPIVNGVFDAIRQQRGFATRIKINSRMWDGTLVIDGDSSFHFNDGAVATLEMLESDALLTITLD is encoded by the exons ATGAATCCTCTGATTTTAGCCACTTCTTTACGACGCCCTGGGCTCCTGTTCAAACACCTTGGCCAGTCCTTCACCGGCTTCAGGACTATACAGCACGAGTCTTCATTTAACATGAAACGGGTGGCACTGGTGTCGAAGATGACAAGATACGAGTTCTTAAAGTCAACATATAAAGATTTAAGCGAGGGGGAGTTAAAGAAACAC ttGGATAGCATTAGGTCTGATTACGAATCTCTTCATCAACTCCATATAAACCATTACAAATGTGTCGACTTGATACACAGAATTTTAAA AGAACACAGTATAGAGACGAGAGTTGTGAACAGGTTCCAATATAATGAAGAGATTGTTGATTGGGCAGATTTGATCGTTACTGCTGGCGGTGATGGTACATACTTATTAGCGGCCAGTAAGATCAAGGTCAAGGACAAACCAATCATCGGCATCAATACAGACCCCAAAAG ATCAGAGGGGTATTTATGTCTTTCAAAAAAGCAGTTCCCTGCAGAAAACTTTGGAGAAGCTGTCAAGCGAATCCTTGAGGGAAAATTCAA ATGGAAGTGGCGCCATCGTATCCGAGTGACTATGTCAGGTTTCCACCAAAACGATGAGCCTGTAGCCATCCATGACCAGCAGCTATTGTACCCTGAGTACCGATTCGAGGAGCATATCAAGGAGGCAGAGACACATTTTGGGGAGGAGCTTGAGCAGCGACTACATGTTCATGAAATGCCTCCTCGCATACTACCTGTGTTAGCTTTAAATGAGGTGTTTATTGGGGAAGCACTATCAGCTAG AGTATCATACTACGAGATTAAGAGAGATGAAGAACCGAGTATGAAACAAAAGAGTTCGGGAATTACCATATGTACTGGAACAGGCTCTACATCCTGGTTCTTTCATATAAACCATCTCCCGATAGAAGCTGTTAAAGATATATTGGGGATAA CCAAAAACCTAACAGACTGTGATGTAGATCTAACGGATCAAACATTGATGAGCGAGGTCGCCTCAAAATTCAACAATTCTCTCAAGTTTTCTGCTGATGAACAGCGGATGGCCTACACTGTACGGGATCCTATAGTGAACG GGGTGTTTGATGCCATAAGACAACAAAGAGGCTTCGCCACAAG GATCAAAATCAATTCCCGAATGTGGGATGGCACACTTGTGATCGACGGAGATTCGTCATTCCACTTTAATGATGGAGCGGTAGCTACACTGGAAATGCTGGAGTCTGATGCTCTTCTGACCATAACACTGGACTGA
- the LOC138325856 gene encoding zinc transporter 7-like: MLPLHQDDKEYAPGSKIKQKAAGWMRMIFSDKNSRNLFFFMLVNLSFAFVELTYGVWTNSLGLISDSFHMFFDCTALLAGLAASVISRWRATEAYSYGYVRAEIVAGFVNGLFLLFIGFFIFSEAVERLAEPPEVKHERLFLVSVAGFVVNLIGIFAFQHGHGHSHGGGDHGHSHGGHGHSHGLGLQSQADKDDHGHGHGHSHGHGEGHGHSHGESSAKPAAQSQIMQGVFLHILADTLGSVGVIISSGLIHYFGWMQADPICSLFIAILITISVLPLLRDSVGILMQRTPRALESQLPACYNRVGQLEGVYSVQEPHFWTLCSDIYVGTIKLEVSSKADAKYILSHTHNLFTQIGVRQLYVQIDYSAM; the protein is encoded by the exons ATGTTGCCTTTACATCAAGACGACAAGGAATATGCTCCTGGATCGAAGATCAAACAGAAAGCGGCAGGATGGATGAG GATGATATTTTCAGACAAGAATTCAAGAAATCTGTTCTTTTTTATGTTGGTGAATCTCTCCTTTGCATTTGTTGAACTCACATATGGAGTATGGACAAACAG TTTGGGTCTGATATCTGACTCTTTCCACATGTTTTTCGATTGTACTGCCTTGTTAGCTGGCCTAGCAGCATCAGTTATATCAAGATGGAGGGCAACAGAAGCTTATTCATATGG GTATGTTCGTGCTGAAATAGTAGCTGGTTTCGTGAATGGACTCTTTTTACTTTTCATtggatttttcattttttcggAAGCTGTTGAG AGGTTAGCTGAGCCACCCGAGGTAAAACATGAGCGATTATTCCTCGTCTCTGTAGCTGGTTTTGTTGTCAATCTTATAGGAATCTTCGCCTTCCAGCATGGACATGGCCATTCTCATGGAGGAGGAG ATCATGGTCACTCCCACGGGGGTCATGGACACAGTCATGGTTTAG GCCTGCAGTCTCAGGCTGACAAGGACGATCATGGTCATGGTCACGGTCACAGTCACGGTCATGGTGAAGGACACGGACATTCTCACGGGGAATCTAGCGCAAAACCAGCAGCACAATCTCAAATCATGCAAG gtgtatttttacatatattagCGGACACACTGGGTAGTGTGGGCGTAATCATCTCGTCTGGGTTGATTCATTACTTTGGCTGGATGCAGGCAGATCCTATATGTTCATTATTCATAGCTATTTTGATTACAATAAG TGTTTTACCTTTACTTCGAGATTCAGTCGGTATTTTAATGCAGAGGACACCCAGAGCATTGGAGTCACAATTACCTGCATGTTATAACAGA GTGGGCCAGCTAGAGGGTGTCTACAGTGTACAGGAGCCACACTTTTGGACGTTATGCAgtgatatttatgttggaaCAATAAAACTTGAAGTCTCATCTAAAGCTGATGCCAAATACATTCTGAGTCATACCCATAATTTATTTACACAG ATTGGAGTGCGACAGTTGTATGTACAAATTGATTATTCTGCCATGTAG